Proteins co-encoded in one Haloarcula pelagica genomic window:
- a CDS encoding DUF6735 family protein, protein MGHRALIAYERPDSLYNIHYTHWGGLHLRVKVQITKETPFGGEEASKNAQRLFAALIESYDDETVSRLVENSGVAPTDIDHDPLTLAISLEAVLTEYLDYLHHEAFYIVDSDFEVTAYRTHWFWLQYDCQRISGEPTVGNGALRTVRWYNGEPVGDGYAQGEFRALKRVAGDLCDRELFSPREAREYLSEMLSRWADDRSELIIKTPEDE, encoded by the coding sequence ATGGGACACAGAGCACTCATTGCATACGAACGACCTGACAGCCTGTATAACATCCACTACACCCACTGGGGTGGATTGCATCTCCGAGTAAAAGTCCAGATCACCAAAGAGACGCCTTTCGGTGGCGAGGAAGCAAGTAAGAACGCCCAACGACTCTTTGCGGCACTCATTGAATCGTACGACGATGAAACGGTGAGTCGATTAGTTGAGAATTCCGGGGTAGCTCCAACAGATATCGATCACGACCCACTGACGCTTGCCATCTCACTTGAAGCAGTGCTTACGGAGTATCTGGATTATCTACATCATGAGGCGTTCTACATCGTTGACAGTGATTTCGAGGTGACGGCCTATCGGACACACTGGTTTTGGTTACAATACGACTGCCAGCGAATCTCCGGGGAGCCGACTGTGGGCAATGGCGCACTCAGGACCGTGCGGTGGTACAACGGCGAGCCAGTCGGTGATGGGTACGCCCAGGGAGAATTTCGAGCGTTGAAACGGGTTGCAGGGGATCTCTGTGATCGAGAGCTGTTCTCGCCAAGGGAAGCACGGGAGTATCTTTCCGAGATGCTTTCTCGGTGGGCCGATGACCGCTCGGAGCTTATCATCAAAACGCCGGAGGATGAGTGA
- a CDS encoding DNA-binding protein, protein MSIENSIRYEVSHDEQTVADEAVTEEVPELQRSVAQEIQAKVDTNHFEVAGRGLTLEAEERMAAREAEIGRTRSRWDHRQDSDREARTRDVAERRNEARRRRFSKRAASVDPWAEPDRVDPRTGMTRKELASVNKQARRIQERVQTGTTTAALSKRLARRMAEGADIVDASVSVTEAEWLAPGTVVPIEIIGNANRSEVDIAGRVTVLWESSSPAISQVGLIEDGTSITKFTVWRASDQPVVKEGERVRFRAVAKSWYEGRVSVALTGWSRVEFPEREERL, encoded by the coding sequence ATGAGTATAGAGAATTCGATTCGATATGAAGTTTCGCACGATGAACAGACGGTCGCAGATGAGGCGGTTACCGAGGAGGTCCCGGAACTGCAGCGGTCGGTTGCCCAGGAGATACAGGCGAAGGTCGATACGAATCACTTCGAGGTGGCTGGACGAGGACTGACTCTAGAGGCCGAAGAGCGAATGGCAGCACGCGAGGCGGAGATCGGACGAACCAGAAGCCGGTGGGACCACAGACAGGATTCAGACCGGGAGGCCCGGACGAGAGATGTCGCCGAGCGCAGAAACGAGGCACGTCGACGGCGATTCTCGAAGCGAGCGGCGAGCGTGGACCCATGGGCGGAGCCAGATCGGGTGGACCCACGGACCGGAATGACTCGGAAGGAACTGGCGAGCGTGAACAAGCAGGCGAGGCGGATCCAAGAACGGGTCCAAACGGGAACGACGACGGCCGCACTCTCGAAGAGGCTCGCACGACGGATGGCAGAGGGGGCAGATATCGTGGATGCGTCGGTCTCGGTGACCGAAGCAGAGTGGCTCGCGCCAGGGACGGTCGTGCCAATCGAGATAATCGGGAACGCAAATCGAAGTGAGGTGGACATTGCTGGTCGAGTGACGGTGCTCTGGGAGTCGAGCAGTCCGGCTATCTCTCAGGTGGGTCTGATAGAGGATGGGACGTCGATCACGAAGTTCACTGTCTGGCGAGCGAGCGACCAACCCGTAGTCAAAGAAGGCGAGCGCGTCAGGTTCCGGGCTGTAGCCAAGAGCTGGTACGAGGGACGCGTCTCGGTTGCACTGACGGGCTGGAGCAGGGTGGAGTTCCCAGAGCGCGAAGAGCGGTTGTAG
- a CDS encoding dihydrofolate reductase family protein: MSAGKITLYIAASVDGYIADEDGGVAWLSEFEEAASEDDIEEFTAFFESVDCLVMGATTYEQVLTFGEWPYDDKPTYVFTHRDLSPATDAVEFVDQPVADVSTHLKEQYGHIWLVGGAQLAEAFFHEQEIDALRLSLVPVLLGGGVPLFAGEYDQQSLRLLDTTRREGGIVEHQYVVCG; the protein is encoded by the coding sequence ATGAGCGCTGGGAAGATCACCCTCTACATCGCAGCGAGCGTGGACGGCTATATCGCCGACGAGGATGGGGGTGTTGCGTGGCTTTCGGAGTTCGAAGAGGCAGCGAGTGAGGACGATATCGAAGAGTTCACTGCGTTCTTCGAGAGTGTCGACTGTCTCGTGATGGGCGCAACGACGTATGAACAAGTACTGACCTTCGGTGAGTGGCCGTACGATGACAAACCAACGTACGTGTTCACGCATCGGGACCTCTCACCTGCGACTGACGCTGTCGAGTTCGTTGACCAGCCCGTCGCAGATGTCTCGACACACCTCAAAGAACAGTATGGGCATATCTGGCTCGTCGGAGGCGCACAACTTGCAGAAGCGTTCTTCCACGAACAGGAGATTGATGCACTTCGGCTATCGCTCGTGCCAGTTCTCTTAGGAGGGGGGGTTCCACTCTTCGCGGGAGAGTACGACCAACAATCGCTCCGATTGCTCGATACCACGCGTCGCGAGGGCGGAATCGTTGAACATCAGTATGTGGTCTGTGGCTGA
- a CDS encoding ester cyclase produces MATRSTPRGDRVLSAVDPEATARAYVDMWNDREYAAIPQLVADTFVMYDPAAPAKGVAGPKGEVHGRDGLRQFMEVISTAFPDFEITVLDMVSGEDIVMYEVRLTMTHDGPLGGLPPTGREVQIRGVSILHLDAGIIREHRFHTNMNEVAPQLGLTFPQLLGQLPKLLIGKVRLSIS; encoded by the coding sequence ATGGCGACACGATCGACGCCTCGTGGCGACCGCGTGCTGTCCGCCGTCGACCCGGAAGCGACTGCCAGGGCGTACGTGGATATGTGGAACGACAGAGAGTACGCAGCGATTCCACAGCTGGTCGCAGACACGTTCGTGATGTACGACCCTGCAGCACCAGCGAAAGGGGTTGCCGGGCCGAAAGGAGAGGTCCACGGACGGGACGGGCTCCGACAGTTCATGGAGGTGATATCCACGGCGTTCCCGGACTTCGAAATTACCGTTCTCGATATGGTTAGTGGCGAGGACATCGTTATGTACGAGGTTCGACTGACGATGACCCACGACGGACCACTCGGTGGTCTGCCCCCGACTGGCCGAGAGGTTCAGATTCGCGGTGTGTCGATACTTCATCTCGACGCGGGAATCATCCGCGAACACAGGTTCCACACAAATATGAACGAAGTGGCGCCACAGCTCGGACTGACGTTCCCACAACTACTCGGTCAACTCCCGAAGCTCCTGATCGGAAAAGTTCGATTATCTATCTCCTAA
- a CDS encoding cupin domain-containing protein, with product MPNQTELKKVSLDDLELVRANQSGSEMDVRVNFPFSPSFPAASGLELEGGHNVVYFELDPGQKLETHVDSPEEIVVCLHGAEVDVWVDETTGMIEAGDLIVVPPMAPHGFQNGGAETARFVGFFSDRTTVTEFEEPVDPLGVAVLRT from the coding sequence ATGCCGAATCAAACAGAGCTGAAAAAAGTCAGTCTCGATGACCTCGAACTCGTCAGAGCGAACCAATCCGGATCGGAGATGGACGTGCGGGTGAACTTCCCGTTCTCCCCGTCGTTCCCTGCCGCGAGTGGGCTCGAACTCGAGGGTGGACACAACGTCGTCTACTTCGAACTCGACCCCGGGCAGAAACTGGAGACGCACGTCGATAGCCCCGAGGAGATCGTCGTCTGTCTCCACGGTGCCGAAGTCGACGTGTGGGTCGACGAGACGACGGGAATGATCGAGGCGGGCGATCTGATAGTGGTTCCGCCGATGGCCCCACACGGCTTCCAAAACGGGGGCGCGGAGACAGCCCGGTTCGTGGGCTTCTTCTCCGACCGCACAACCGTCACAGAGTTCGAGGAACCAGTTGACCCGCTCGGCGTCGCGGTCCTGAGGACGTGA
- a CDS encoding winged helix-turn-helix domain-containing protein, which yields MDDIQSAPETEFDGVSPEEAFAILGDETRLNILRVLWQAGALHEYDDIDDSASTMSFSELRRRVNVGDNGRFNYHLSKLVPHFVRKTGEGYRLSGGGKKLARTVVTVAGEHDAEISGEVNSNCPVCGGAIRATYEDQWLRFSCTECAGLFGDAAPRGTLLNAPFPAPGLAGRTPDQALRTELYLCMSDLAHMMQGVCPECASPVRGTLSVCADHEVTDDQPCRSCRTPFAAWGELRCDTCRFAKRLPVELCVTSLAPVIGYLYERGLNVFSPSLEGLFDLVQTQVTIAATESPLEVATTIGSGDDSLTITLDEHLSVVDISQ from the coding sequence ATGGATGATATTCAATCGGCTCCCGAAACTGAGTTCGACGGCGTGTCTCCGGAAGAAGCGTTCGCGATCCTGGGAGACGAGACGCGGCTGAATATCCTCCGGGTCTTGTGGCAGGCAGGGGCGCTCCACGAATACGACGACATCGACGACAGCGCGTCAACGATGTCGTTCTCCGAGTTGCGACGACGCGTCAACGTTGGCGACAACGGTCGGTTCAATTACCACCTCTCGAAGCTCGTCCCGCACTTCGTGCGGAAGACAGGCGAGGGCTACCGACTGAGTGGTGGTGGAAAGAAACTCGCGCGAACCGTCGTAACGGTTGCAGGGGAACACGACGCCGAGATCTCCGGGGAGGTAAATTCGAACTGTCCGGTCTGTGGCGGAGCAATACGGGCGACATACGAGGACCAATGGCTTCGATTCTCCTGCACTGAATGCGCCGGACTGTTCGGCGACGCTGCTCCGCGAGGAACACTCCTGAACGCGCCGTTTCCGGCACCGGGACTGGCCGGTCGGACGCCCGACCAGGCGCTCAGGACGGAACTCTACCTCTGCATGTCGGATCTGGCGCACATGATGCAAGGTGTGTGTCCCGAGTGTGCAAGTCCCGTCAGAGGAACGCTGTCAGTGTGTGCCGATCACGAGGTGACTGACGACCAGCCCTGCCGAAGCTGTAGAACTCCGTTCGCCGCCTGGGGCGAACTACGCTGTGATACCTGTCGATTCGCCAAACGGCTCCCGGTCGAACTGTGTGTCACCAGTCTAGCGCCCGTGATCGGTTACCTGTACGAGCGAGGACTCAACGTGTTCAGCCCCTCACTCGAAGGCCTTTTCGACCTCGTCCAGACGCAGGTGACCATCGCCGCCACCGAGTCTCCGCTCGAGGTAGCCACGACTATCGGGAGCGGGGACGACTCACTCACGATTACACTCGACGAACACCTTTCTGTCGTCGATATCTCTCAGTAG
- a CDS encoding TraM recognition domain-containing protein gives MTQTPPPSETLPVPADSTDTYIRIQPATTPLDPDNVETHVRRLHRLDSPTDSTGFLGGLFQSDEPPTLEWLLVGNQDELSYYVRSVPSDTLEALEGALRGLFPTAYAFERVQLSRAHLLSGESASQSAETAPSEAPAAIEYERHTSHRRDWQTCLTPVAHFYESEQTHLPLTSVTETIANSPYPVVFQTLIRAKPDWSPELETRRLALEEGTDTLGGTLTNAIFGPPEEGVDHLTASDEQRLRELTERDPRHSFEINCRAVVGTEAPGETTSASPTAVTRDLATAFTHLNRTTYELAGRVLTGEAALDIHKDIEAADFRENTRNGGLLRTLPWSNPSSPLLVADASEVGSFCLVDGAALTASGRRSLTATPGERQPMGHPPENQLTHYRTQGLPIGHPLTQDNTPEPEHISLPPDLQSLHLAWFGKTGSGKSTSLNTAVLDNHEATDGADILIDSKGDGMPQEYMQAHYERYGSLENVLYFDCADILPAFSFFDIRDELDSGITRTAAVEDRVEHYIEILVALMGREGFEQAVRSPDIIRYMLKAMFDPVSGEEAFSHRDFHSAVQEMHDRNSAPPVSDEDLERMLAGVVANRARTFDEIMQGVANRIEKIPVNPRLARIFNHVPERGEDSEEPQFDLFDYLDEDVVIIFDTGGLRSESQQALTLLIISNLWSALKRRAKEQAESEADRENADLPLVNCYLEEAASIADSSLLSELLSQSRSFECSVTLAMQFPSQLREQSERAYQEVLNNVSTIVTGNVAVDERLAKRLATDEMTARDVGNRLRALRRGEWLVSLPAAFDEDEPQPFLARSLTPPSGHPAARTAPRRSGFEEATTALTERIETTVGLGLAEPNTVERSDDESAGPERVDSALPYTNRLPETVRYDGDVHALFCTECESRYDPDRSGMHRAIECCAVLEELDTDDVPICEVNLKLTPDEREVTEFTERQLMFVQAVYNAQQLRYDPLEYDLLYDSMIRLQEYLDIGSEAVTDLIDAELLKHDTDRPHRLYSVTPSGRTLIGEHYRKGVDYGHGKGDLDETSQHVLAVEVGRQYLLMHYQENEESPVVEVVPYFELDERESTVVSASSAMGGNSEDLEEEASAYDRHRIDVVGLDEEGRIRITLEAERVNHDLRRAVPEDFDKMAACDPDEALWITMSHAEAHRVLGALNDPLDGNPRVEKTYAESTPADQFRIETDGCTGMFTVEQVRDMVAEAKTESD, from the coding sequence ATGACGCAGACTCCACCACCTTCAGAGACACTGCCTGTTCCTGCAGACTCGACAGATACCTATATTCGAATCCAGCCAGCAACGACCCCACTTGATCCGGACAACGTCGAGACGCATGTGCGTCGCCTCCATCGTCTCGACAGTCCGACGGACTCGACTGGTTTCCTCGGTGGTCTCTTCCAATCCGACGAGCCACCGACGCTCGAATGGCTACTGGTTGGGAATCAGGACGAACTCTCATACTACGTCCGATCCGTCCCGTCTGACACGCTTGAGGCACTCGAAGGCGCTCTCAGAGGACTCTTTCCGACTGCCTATGCGTTCGAACGGGTCCAACTATCCAGGGCACACCTGCTCTCGGGGGAGAGTGCAAGCCAATCGGCCGAGACAGCCCCCAGCGAAGCACCTGCTGCCATCGAATACGAACGCCACACGTCACATCGTCGTGACTGGCAAACCTGTCTCACGCCTGTTGCTCACTTCTACGAAAGCGAGCAGACACACCTCCCACTGACGAGTGTCACAGAAACGATTGCGAACAGTCCCTACCCCGTGGTCTTTCAGACGCTCATCCGAGCAAAACCGGACTGGTCACCCGAACTTGAGACACGCCGGCTCGCTCTCGAAGAGGGGACGGATACACTCGGTGGGACGCTCACAAATGCAATATTTGGCCCGCCTGAGGAGGGTGTCGACCATCTCACGGCCTCGGACGAACAGCGCCTCAGGGAACTCACAGAGCGGGATCCGCGACATTCCTTCGAGATCAACTGTCGAGCAGTCGTGGGAACCGAAGCTCCAGGCGAAACCACGAGCGCATCACCGACTGCCGTTACTCGTGATCTCGCAACAGCATTCACCCACCTGAACCGGACGACCTACGAGTTGGCTGGACGGGTTCTGACTGGGGAGGCCGCACTCGACATTCACAAGGATATCGAAGCCGCGGATTTCCGTGAGAACACCCGAAACGGGGGGCTCTTGAGAACGTTGCCGTGGTCGAATCCATCCTCGCCGCTGCTCGTCGCCGATGCGAGTGAGGTGGGAAGTTTCTGTCTGGTAGATGGCGCTGCCCTCACGGCGTCAGGACGGCGTTCACTCACTGCCACGCCGGGCGAGCGCCAGCCCATGGGCCACCCACCAGAGAACCAACTCACACACTATCGAACGCAGGGGCTGCCAATCGGCCATCCACTCACGCAGGACAATACACCCGAGCCAGAGCACATTTCACTTCCACCGGATCTTCAGTCACTGCACCTCGCGTGGTTCGGAAAGACCGGCTCCGGGAAGTCAACGAGTCTCAACACTGCAGTGCTGGATAACCACGAGGCCACAGACGGCGCTGACATCCTGATCGACTCGAAAGGCGATGGAATGCCCCAAGAGTATATGCAAGCGCACTACGAGCGCTACGGGAGCCTAGAGAACGTGCTGTACTTCGATTGTGCCGATATCCTGCCAGCGTTTTCGTTTTTCGATATCCGTGATGAACTCGATTCGGGCATTACGCGGACAGCGGCGGTCGAGGACCGCGTCGAGCACTATATCGAGATACTCGTGGCACTGATGGGTCGAGAAGGCTTCGAGCAGGCCGTTCGCTCGCCCGATATCATCCGCTACATGCTCAAAGCGATGTTCGATCCAGTCAGTGGCGAGGAGGCCTTTAGCCACCGTGACTTTCACAGCGCGGTTCAGGAGATGCACGACCGCAACAGCGCACCGCCAGTCTCGGATGAGGACTTAGAGCGGATGCTGGCCGGCGTCGTGGCCAATCGAGCCCGGACCTTCGACGAGATTATGCAGGGGGTCGCAAACCGAATCGAGAAGATTCCGGTCAATCCCCGTCTGGCTCGTATCTTCAATCACGTTCCCGAACGGGGCGAAGACAGCGAGGAGCCACAGTTCGACCTCTTCGACTATTTGGATGAGGATGTCGTGATCATCTTCGATACGGGTGGGTTACGAAGTGAGTCCCAGCAAGCGCTCACGCTGTTGATTATCTCGAACCTCTGGTCGGCACTGAAACGCCGAGCGAAAGAACAAGCTGAGAGTGAAGCCGATCGAGAGAACGCAGACCTCCCACTGGTTAATTGCTACCTCGAAGAGGCTGCGAGCATTGCAGATTCCTCACTACTCTCGGAACTCCTCTCTCAGTCACGGAGTTTCGAATGTTCGGTCACGCTCGCCATGCAGTTTCCCTCCCAGCTCCGTGAGCAAAGCGAGCGAGCCTATCAGGAGGTGTTGAACAACGTCTCGACGATCGTGACGGGCAACGTCGCTGTCGACGAACGGCTGGCGAAGCGCCTGGCCACTGACGAGATGACCGCGCGCGATGTCGGGAATCGGCTCCGTGCACTCCGCCGTGGGGAGTGGTTGGTCTCGCTACCTGCGGCGTTCGATGAAGACGAACCCCAGCCGTTTCTGGCCCGCTCTCTCACGCCACCGAGCGGCCATCCCGCAGCAAGAACGGCACCACGCCGTTCGGGTTTCGAGGAAGCCACCACAGCGCTCACAGAGCGCATCGAAACCACTGTCGGACTGGGGCTGGCCGAACCGAACACAGTCGAGCGTTCGGACGACGAATCGGCCGGCCCAGAACGCGTCGATAGCGCGCTGCCCTATACGAATCGACTACCGGAGACGGTTCGATACGACGGTGACGTGCATGCGCTCTTTTGTACGGAGTGTGAGAGTCGCTATGACCCGGATAGGTCGGGAATGCATCGGGCCATCGAGTGCTGTGCCGTCCTCGAAGAACTCGATACGGATGATGTCCCGATCTGTGAGGTGAACCTGAAGCTGACACCGGACGAACGGGAGGTAACCGAGTTCACCGAGAGACAACTCATGTTCGTCCAGGCAGTGTACAACGCCCAGCAACTCCGATATGACCCGCTGGAGTATGACCTGCTGTACGACAGCATGATTCGCCTCCAAGAGTACCTCGATATCGGGAGTGAGGCTGTGACGGATCTAATCGATGCGGAGCTACTCAAACACGATACAGATCGACCACATCGTTTGTATTCGGTGACGCCATCGGGTCGAACCCTGATTGGTGAGCACTATCGCAAGGGTGTCGATTACGGTCACGGAAAGGGCGACTTAGATGAGACGAGCCAGCACGTCCTTGCCGTGGAAGTGGGCAGGCAATATCTCCTGATGCACTATCAGGAAAACGAGGAATCACCGGTCGTCGAGGTCGTCCCGTATTTCGAACTCGACGAGCGAGAGAGTACGGTCGTGTCTGCGTCGAGTGCAATGGGCGGCAATAGTGAGGACTTAGAAGAAGAGGCGAGTGCGTACGATCGACATCGAATCGATGTCGTCGGGTTGGACGAGGAGGGGCGGATTCGGATTACACTCGAAGCAGAGCGGGTCAATCACGACCTCCGACGAGCGGTCCCCGAGGACTTCGATAAGATGGCTGCCTGTGATCCGGATGAGGCACTCTGGATCACGATGTCTCACGCAGAGGCCCACAGAGTGTTAGGTGCGTTGAACGATCCTTTGGATGGGAATCCCCGCGTCGAGAAGACGTATGCTGAGAGCACGCCGGCGGATCAGTTCCGAATCGAGACAGACGGGTGTACGGGGATGTTCACTGTCGAGCAGGTGCGGGATATGGTCGCGGAGGCAAAAACCGAGTCGGACTGA
- the aglF gene encoding UTP--glucose-1-phosphate uridylyltransferase AglF, with protein sequence MKAVVLAAGEGTRLRPLTEDKPKGMVEVAGKPILAHCFEKLIDLGADELLVVVGYKKQVIINHFEDEYEGVPITYTHQREQKGLAHALLTVEDEIDEDFMLMLGDNIFEANLHDVVNRQQEERADAAFLVEEVPWEEASRYGVCDTNKYGEITEVVEKPEDPPSNLVMTGFYTFTPAIFHACHLVQPSNRGEYEISDAVDLLLHSGRTIDAIRMDGWRNDIGYPEDRDQAEERLQGEVDPELAAENIAVSE encoded by the coding sequence ATGAAGGCTGTCGTACTCGCCGCTGGCGAAGGCACCCGACTGCGCCCACTCACAGAAGACAAACCCAAGGGGATGGTCGAGGTCGCCGGCAAACCGATCCTCGCACACTGTTTCGAGAAGCTCATCGACCTCGGCGCCGACGAGTTGCTCGTCGTCGTCGGCTACAAGAAACAGGTCATCATCAACCATTTCGAGGACGAGTACGAGGGCGTCCCGATCACCTACACCCACCAGCGCGAGCAGAAGGGGCTGGCCCACGCCCTCCTCACTGTGGAGGACGAGATCGACGAAGACTTCATGCTGATGCTGGGGGACAACATCTTCGAGGCGAACCTCCACGATGTCGTCAACCGACAGCAAGAAGAACGCGCCGACGCGGCCTTCCTCGTCGAGGAAGTCCCCTGGGAGGAAGCCTCTCGCTACGGCGTCTGTGACACCAACAAGTACGGCGAGATCACCGAGGTCGTCGAGAAACCCGAGGACCCGCCGTCGAACCTCGTCATGACCGGCTTCTACACGTTCACGCCGGCCATCTTCCACGCCTGCCATCTCGTCCAGCCCTCCAATCGCGGCGAGTACGAGATCAGCGACGCCGTCGACCTCCTGTTGCACTCGGGCCGGACCATCGACGCCATCCGCATGGACGGCTGGCGCAACGACATCGGCTACCCCGAGGACCGCGACCAGGCCGAGGAACGACTCCAGGGCGAGGTCGATCCGGAACTCGCCGCCGAGAACATCGCAGTCAGCGAGTAG
- a CDS encoding SDR family oxidoreductase: MRILVTGGAGFIGGHLAERFAGDGHDVVVLDNKDPFYDLDIKSHNIQAGREAADASDGSYEFVEGDVRDADLVTDLVADADYVYHQAAQAGVRPSVENPRKYDEVNVDGTLNLLDACRDEGIERFVMASSSSVYGVPQYLPYDEEHPTTPVSPYGASKLAAERYACSYSEVYGFPAVALRYFTVYGPRMRPNMAISNFVSRCMNDEPPIIYGDGTQTRDFTFIEDVLEANVTLLQEDAADGQAINIGSTDNIEIKTLAEEIRDQLAPELELVYEERHDADAEHTHASTERASELLGYEASHTIREGVSKFIDWYQENREWYEPLVRNS, from the coding sequence ATGAGAATCCTCGTGACTGGCGGTGCGGGTTTCATCGGCGGCCACCTCGCCGAGCGCTTCGCGGGCGACGGCCACGATGTCGTCGTCCTCGACAACAAGGACCCGTTCTACGATCTGGACATCAAGTCTCACAACATCCAGGCAGGCCGGGAAGCGGCCGACGCCAGCGACGGCAGCTACGAGTTCGTCGAGGGCGACGTTCGCGACGCCGACCTCGTGACCGACCTCGTCGCCGACGCCGATTACGTCTATCACCAGGCGGCCCAGGCCGGCGTCCGCCCGAGCGTCGAGAACCCCCGGAAGTACGACGAGGTCAACGTCGACGGCACGCTGAACCTGCTCGACGCTTGTCGTGACGAGGGCATCGAGCGGTTCGTCATGGCCTCCTCCTCGTCGGTGTACGGCGTCCCGCAGTACCTCCCCTACGACGAGGAACACCCGACGACGCCGGTCTCGCCCTACGGTGCCTCGAAACTCGCCGCCGAGCGCTACGCCTGTTCCTACAGCGAGGTGTACGGCTTCCCCGCGGTCGCACTGCGCTATTTCACCGTCTACGGCCCTCGGATGCGCCCGAACATGGCCATCTCGAACTTCGTCTCCCGGTGTATGAACGACGAGCCGCCGATCATCTACGGCGACGGGACACAGACCCGGGACTTCACCTTCATCGAGGACGTGCTGGAGGCGAACGTCACCCTGCTGCAGGAGGATGCCGCCGACGGCCAGGCGATCAACATCGGCTCGACGGACAACATCGAGATCAAGACGCTGGCCGAAGAGATCCGCGACCAGCTGGCGCCCGAGCTGGAGCTGGTCTACGAGGAGCGCCACGACGCCGACGCCGAGCACACCCACGCGAGCACGGAGCGTGCGAGCGAACTGCTGGGCTACGAAGCCTCCCACACGATCCGGGAGGGCGTCTCGAAGTTCATCGACTGGTACCAGGAGAACCGCGAGTGGTACGAGCCGCTGGTTCGGAACTCCTGA
- a CDS encoding glycosyltransferase family 4 protein has protein sequence MDIVALTPGLGTTSGWKTFSKAVLERLQTTDHVTLVDDLPSPLAMQSSPTAVLKATQRVRALAKDADIVYSFIAYPYSLVAYLATRWIETPYVVSCHGTYAVRPLHTKHRVLATRALWCADRLFPVSEFTAAQICETLGQLETITVVPNGVDQSPNRAAPFDIDAQVLLTVGSIKPRKGHHRVIESLERVVRTVPDVEYHVVGGGIDGQYQRQVEGISRNLDVADRVYFEGRVSEMELAKWFETADAFVMLPQYVDHSFEGFGIVYLEANQYGVPSVGLTGTAAAEAVAHDQSGLLVEDSPSSVGAALQKILTNNRLHSRLSSGAQSWAAAHTWDRTVSTIRDEMVSVVNE, from the coding sequence ATGGACATCGTAGCCCTCACACCGGGCCTCGGAACCACCTCGGGGTGGAAAACGTTCTCAAAGGCGGTTCTGGAGCGACTTCAAACGACTGACCACGTCACGCTCGTGGACGATTTACCCAGCCCGCTCGCCATGCAGTCGTCCCCAACGGCAGTGCTCAAGGCTACTCAACGGGTTCGGGCGCTTGCGAAGGATGCAGACATCGTCTACTCATTCATCGCGTACCCCTACTCACTGGTCGCTTATTTGGCGACCCGGTGGATAGAGACCCCGTACGTGGTCTCTTGTCATGGGACATACGCTGTGCGGCCATTGCACACAAAACACCGCGTTCTCGCAACTCGAGCGCTCTGGTGCGCCGACCGATTGTTCCCGGTTTCCGAGTTCACAGCGGCCCAGATCTGCGAGACCCTGGGACAGTTGGAAACGATCACTGTTGTCCCGAACGGTGTCGACCAATCACCGAACCGGGCCGCCCCATTCGATATCGATGCCCAGGTGCTGTTGACTGTCGGGAGTATAAAACCACGTAAGGGACACCATCGGGTCATCGAATCGCTCGAACGCGTCGTCAGAACGGTTCCGGATGTCGAGTACCACGTGGTTGGCGGCGGTATTGACGGTCAGTACCAACGACAGGTCGAAGGAATCTCCCGTAATCTTGACGTGGCTGACCGTGTCTACTTCGAGGGGCGAGTATCCGAGATGGAGCTAGCCAAGTGGTTCGAGACGGCTGACGCGTTCGTCATGCTCCCACAATATGTCGACCACAGTTTCGAGGGGTTCGGTATCGTCTATCTGGAAGCTAATCAGTATGGTGTTCCCTCGGTGGGCCTGACCGGTACTGCCGCGGCCGAAGCCGTCGCACACGACCAATCTGGGTTACTCGTTGAGGATTCTCCATCTTCCGTCGGCGCAGCCCTCCAGAAGATACTGACAAACAATCGACTTCATTCTCGGCTCTCTTCGGGGGCTCAGTCGTGGGCCGCGGCACATACTTGGGACCGGACCGTCTCGACGATACGGGACGAGATGGTATCTGTCGTCAACGAGTAG